In the genome of Actinomycetota bacterium, the window CGAAGACGGCTGTCGGCAGGTCATTGCTCGCGTTCATCATGCGAAGTACTTGCGGGAACATCACCTTGGGTAGCCGCGGGGCGAGCGCGACTCCCCATAGGTTCTGATCGAGGTCGGGTACGAGCGACCCGAGTCGCGCCTGGCGCAGCTCGTCAGCGATGTGGTCATGCAGCCGTGCGTACGCCGATTGCTGTCGGCGGGTGCGATGGTCGACGTAGGCGACTTCCTGCACGCCCGGCGTTGCTCGCATTCGCACGATCTCGGGACCCTTCACCAAGATGATGCGCCCCGCGGCAACCTGCGGTGACAGCACACGATGAGCGCCCACTTGGGAGCGAAGAGGGGGGGTCGTCCCGACATCGAAGCCGTGGCGTTCCAGTTCGAGCAGAAGACCAGGGCCTTGTACCCCGAGCGTGAACGGATCCGACCAGGTGACGAGGTAGCGGCCGCGTCGACCGCCACCGATCGCGGAACCACGCGAGAGCGCGGCGACTGTCGAGGCCGAGAGTTCCCCAAGGACATGCGATAGCTGCGCCTGATTTACCTCGGCCCGGCTCGCCTCTATCGTGAACAGCGCGGCGAACAAGACCGTGGCGCTGGTGAGCAGCGCTGTCCCGATGGCGAGCCTCGTGTGGCGAACATCAGGGTTGGCCCTCCGGTTCAGCACGATGCCGAGGCTCCACCCGACGGCGACGAGCATGACCGCGGTGAGACCCCAGCCCCACAGGACGAGGTAGTAGGACAGAGCACCGAAGATGCGACTCATAGACACCGCCGCCAGTACGAGCGCCGCGCCGAGCACAGCATCGAGGCGCAACAGAGCCTCGTGTTGAGCACGCCAGGCCACTAAGACGCTCGCGACCCACACGGCCAAGAACAGCGTCCCCACGCTCGCGGATCCGGTTACCAAGTTGTTGCTGTAGCCGAGCCGGTGCGTCGCCAACCGCCACGGGTTGAGGTGCACGAGCAGAAGCGTCACACCGCGCCGCACCCCGATGGGTGGCGCGTTCGGGTGACCCAGCGCGCGCCACAACTGAGACACGTTGTTGGGTGAGTTGTGCCTTAGATCGATGATGGGCGGCAGCCACAGCGCGCCCATCACGCCGACGGTCACGGCGATCCATCGGAGCTGGGTACGCACCCACTAGCCGTGCCAACCGCGTATGGACGCGGAATGAACGCACGCCGCGATCGTCACGCTGCCGAGCCCGATGAACAGGCCAACGTATCCAATGTCGGTCTGCACACAGAAAGAACCGGCGACCGCCGCGATGAGGAAGAACACCATGTCCTCGCAGAGCACCGACCACACAGCCAGAACGAAGAGAAGCCACCACAGGGCGGGCAAGTGTGGTGTCTAGGGGTCGGTGAGGTTCAGAGGCCCGTAGAAGCGGGTGAGAACAGCAACCGATGCGGTGATCCCCGCCCACGAGGGCGATCCCCGACCGACGGTACGCGGTCGCGATGATCGCGCCAATCGCCACGATATGCAGCGAGACGGACGACGCGAGCATCGCCCACGAGTTCGCGCCGAAGACTCGGTAGACCGGCCACATCGCATAGAACCCGAGCGGCCCCGGATGGCGGCTCCCTTCCCGTCCCGGCCCGGCACCGAGACGGGAGTAGAGGCCAGTCAAGGGCGAATGCGCCGTCCACACGTCTCGCAGCCGCAACTCGATGTCCGCTTGGTCGGCCAGCGGGTACCAACGAGGGTGGCGCAGCACCTCGAGCGTCACCAGCAGCGGGATCGAGACAACCACGGCGAGTACTACAGCGAACACGCCCGCAACGGACGGACGAGGAACGCGGGACCCCGAGACGACCCCCGGACGCGCGTGATCGGTCGGAGCGCCAGCGGGTCCGGGCGATGGACGGCTGGAGCGTTCCGCTTGGTATCCGTGTGTCACGGGCGCCAACCGTGGCTCGAGCCCATCGTGTCTCCACCCTTGTCGAGCGCCCAGCGCGTGTCGAGGACTGCTGGGGGCGGACGGCACGACGGCACGAGGGCCACGCGCCACGCGCCGCCCACCTCGCGCTGTTGAGTGTCGGCCAGCTCCCGCACGGCCTCAGCGGCCGGCTGCACGCCGGTCGCCGCGCTCACGGCCTCTTCGGCGTTGGGCCCCATGGCCTCGATGGTGCCCGTCATGTCCTGAGCGAGCCCGAGGACGGATTCGAACCGTCGACCTGCTCATTACGAGTGATTGCCGACTGAGCGGTGTGCCGACCTGCATCTTCGCAGTGCACCGGCGAGCGATACGCGCTGAGTTAGTTGCTCTTAGTCACCGTCGCATCAACATCGGACACGGCCGAGGTTGGCCCTGTCAGCGCGGCTTGGCGTAGTTGGCCGCACCCTGGAACTCGACCGACACCATCGGCTCGTTGCCCACGACCCACGCATCGTGACCGGGGCCGATGCGGTACACCTCGCCGCCGACGACGTCGGTCTCTGTGCCGTCGTCATGCGTGACATGGATCTGGCCCGAAAGGCAGTAGCCGATGTGTTCGACTTGGCAGCTGTCGGTGCCGACGACTGGCTTGATGCACTCGGACCATCTCCAGCCCGGCTGGAAGGTGTAGCGGCCGATCTGGCCGCCGGCGAGGTTGACGAGCTCGACGGTTGTCTTGTCGGGAGTGCGGGTCTCGTCGGGAGTGCTGAAGTCTCGGTGCTCGACGCCTGCCATTGTCAGTCCTCCTGTTCGTCTGTGTTCCGATTATCGCTACATGGTCTCTTCGCGCAGGACGTCGAGGTTGCGGAATGTCGGCGGCCCGTCGCACAAGGAGGCGAGCTTGGCGGAGAACTCCCTCGTCTCCGGGAGGTCCGAGTTGG includes:
- a CDS encoding cupin codes for the protein MAGVEHRDFSTPDETRTPDKTTVELVNLAGGQIGRYTFQPGWRWSECIKPVVGTDSCQVEHIGYCLSGQIHVTHDDGTETDVVGGEVYRIGPGHDAWVVGNEPMVSVEFQGAANYAKPR